The following proteins come from a genomic window of Chryseobacterium glaciei:
- a CDS encoding S9 family peptidase, with protein sequence MKKFLLTLTVAAVFQSLSAQEITLDKIYSGYYRGKGIAGITSMKNGENYLVIEQGGIAKYSYKTSQKESNIVDGQFESYEFSDDESKILLLKQSQPIYRHSFLGIFDVKDLKSGKVISLNNGKPIQEPRFSPDATKVAFIVDNNLFYQDLSSDKITQITEHGVKNKILNGLADWVYEEEFGHARLYEWTKNSDAILFVKLDETEVPEIYIPIYGKSLYPQEMRYKYPKAGEKNSVVSAHIYQLSDGKKTRVNLDNYKHYYIPNVIQTAKPDEIVLITSERVQNASDVLKVNTKTGAVQKLFTETDEKWIDTDSPTLEFLEDNSFLWGSERDGNRHLYWYDKDGKLKKQITKGNWEVTDYYGFNPKSKEIYVQTTEKGSINKVVSKVNIENGKTQLISNTDGNNSASFSKNYNYFIETSSTAAKPFTYVLKDGNGKVVKELQNNNDQLQKLKSDNFVEKEFITIPNEAGDQMNAWIIKPKNFDKNKKYPLFMFQYSGPGSQQVANSWDNGNAMWFEMLAQKGYVIACVDGRGTGFKGAKFKKVTYMNLGKYEIEDQITAAKWFGNQSYIDKSRIGMFGWSFGGYMTSLAMTKGADVFKMGIAVAPVTNWRYYDSVYTERFMRTPQENADGYDKNSPTEYANLLKGKFLLIHGTADDNVHFQNSMEFSEALIQNKKQFDFMAYPDKNHGIFGGQTRPQLYQKMTDFILENL encoded by the coding sequence ATGAAAAAATTCTTACTAACGCTTACAGTTGCTGCTGTATTTCAAAGTTTATCCGCACAGGAAATCACTTTAGATAAAATATATTCAGGATATTACCGTGGAAAAGGCATTGCCGGAATCACTTCCATGAAAAACGGAGAAAATTATTTAGTTATCGAACAAGGTGGAATTGCAAAATATTCTTACAAAACCTCTCAAAAAGAAAGCAATATCGTTGACGGACAATTTGAAAGCTATGAATTTTCTGATGACGAATCTAAAATCCTTTTATTAAAGCAGAGTCAACCGATTTACAGACATTCTTTCTTAGGAATATTTGATGTAAAAGATTTAAAATCAGGGAAAGTTATCAGCTTAAATAACGGAAAACCTATTCAGGAACCAAGATTTTCTCCTGATGCGACGAAAGTAGCTTTTATCGTTGATAACAATTTATTTTATCAGGATTTAAGTTCAGATAAAATCACACAGATAACTGAACACGGCGTTAAAAATAAAATATTGAATGGTCTTGCAGACTGGGTGTATGAAGAAGAATTCGGGCACGCAAGATTGTATGAATGGACAAAAAATTCTGATGCCATTCTTTTTGTTAAATTAGATGAAACTGAAGTTCCGGAAATCTATATTCCCATCTATGGAAAATCTTTATATCCGCAGGAAATGCGTTATAAATATCCTAAAGCGGGAGAAAAAAACTCTGTTGTTTCGGCTCACATTTATCAGTTGAGTGATGGTAAAAAAACAAGAGTTAATTTAGATAATTACAAGCATTACTACATTCCAAACGTTATTCAGACGGCAAAACCTGACGAAATTGTTTTAATTACTTCTGAAAGAGTTCAAAATGCTTCTGATGTTTTAAAAGTAAATACAAAAACGGGAGCTGTTCAGAAATTATTCACAGAAACTGACGAAAAATGGATCGATACAGACAGTCCGACATTAGAATTTTTAGAGGATAATTCTTTCCTTTGGGGTTCTGAAAGAGATGGAAACCGTCATTTATATTGGTATGATAAAGATGGAAAACTTAAAAAACAAATTACAAAAGGTAATTGGGAAGTAACGGATTATTACGGATTTAATCCAAAATCTAAAGAAATCTACGTTCAGACAACTGAAAAAGGAAGTATTAATAAAGTTGTTTCTAAAGTTAATATTGAAAACGGAAAAACTCAGTTAATCTCTAATACTGATGGAAACAATTCTGCAAGTTTCAGTAAAAACTATAATTATTTCATCGAAACATCTTCTACAGCAGCAAAACCTTTCACTTATGTTTTAAAAGACGGAAACGGTAAAGTTGTAAAAGAACTTCAAAATAACAACGATCAGCTTCAAAAATTAAAGTCTGATAATTTTGTTGAAAAAGAATTCATCACGATTCCAAATGAAGCCGGAGATCAGATGAATGCATGGATTATTAAGCCTAAAAACTTTGATAAGAATAAGAAATATCCATTATTCATGTTCCAATATTCAGGTCCGGGTTCTCAGCAGGTTGCTAATTCTTGGGACAATGGAAATGCAATGTGGTTTGAAATGTTGGCACAAAAAGGTTACGTTATAGCTTGCGTTGACGGACGTGGAACAGGTTTCAAAGGAGCTAAATTCAAAAAGGTAACATACATGAATTTAGGTAAATACGAAATTGAAGATCAAATTACCGCTGCAAAATGGTTCGGTAACCAATCTTACATCGATAAATCAAGAATCGGAATGTTCGGATGGAGTTTCGGAGGTTATATGACGAGTTTGGCAATGACGAAAGGTGCAGATGTTTTCAAAATGGGAATCGCGGTTGCGCCGGTTACAAACTGGAGATATTATGATTCAGTTTACACGGAAAGATTCATGAGAACACCTCAGGAAAACGCCGATGGTTATGATAAAAACTCTCCTACTGAATACGCTAATTTATTAAAAGGAAAATTCCTATTAATTCACGGAACGGCCGATGACAACGTCCATTTCCAAAATTCTATGGAATTTTCGGAAGCTTTGATTCAAAACAAAAAACAGTTTGATTTCATGGCTTATCCTGATAAAAACCACGGAATTTTTGGTGGACAAACAAGACCACAATTGTATCAGAAAATGACTGATTTTATCTTGGAGAATTTATAA
- a CDS encoding peptide MFS transporter, with translation MKTKHPKGLPFLFFTEMWERFGYYLILGIFVLYVIEPTGMKGGLGLPDKTADDIFGTYIALTYLTPFIGGFLADRVLGYIKSIYLGGILMAAGYIGMGVFKELPLFYGSLALIIIGNGFFKPTISTLLGNLYSEEPYKANKDSGYNIFYMGINIGAFICNIIAAFMRNKFGWGEAFITAGVGMLIGMVIFTIGRKHYIHAAQMKPVQEGDTKLSEILLKVFLPAIVAGVIGWFIPGNIFGSDSTDAFIFACIPVIYFYASLYFKAKPAEKASIGALLSVFMISMFFWAVFKQNGTALTRWANYYTDRSVPASLEKPLEDIYMVEGKSFENKDVPVYNEQYQSQKDKDGKPLKEAGKDIYFRNISPEQKAELEKNPEKKVFLYNTELFQSINPFWVIALTPVVVGFWALLRRKGKEPLTPTKIVLGLFISALSCLVMVLAVMAGENGAVKVSSLWLVAGYGVITIGELCLSPMGLSFVSKLSPARLTALMMGGFFLANSVGNKLSGILASTWYNYDNKVNYFLVNFALLIFATLLGLSMLKRLNKIMKEKGH, from the coding sequence ATGAAGACTAAACATCCTAAAGGGTTGCCTTTCCTCTTCTTTACTGAAATGTGGGAACGTTTCGGGTACTATTTAATTCTCGGAATTTTTGTGCTTTACGTTATTGAACCTACCGGAATGAAGGGCGGGCTCGGACTTCCCGACAAAACCGCAGACGATATTTTCGGAACTTATATCGCTTTGACTTATTTAACTCCTTTCATCGGAGGATTTTTGGCGGATAGAGTTTTAGGATATATTAAATCTATTTATTTGGGTGGAATTTTAATGGCAGCCGGATATATTGGGATGGGAGTTTTTAAAGAACTTCCTCTATTTTACGGGTCTTTAGCATTAATTATTATCGGAAACGGTTTTTTTAAACCTACAATTTCTACGTTATTAGGAAATCTATATTCAGAAGAACCCTATAAAGCGAATAAAGACTCAGGATACAATATTTTTTACATGGGAATCAATATTGGAGCGTTTATTTGCAACATTATTGCTGCTTTTATGCGTAATAAATTCGGTTGGGGCGAAGCATTCATCACCGCCGGAGTTGGAATGTTGATTGGAATGGTTATTTTTACCATCGGTAGAAAACATTACATTCACGCAGCTCAGATGAAGCCTGTGCAAGAAGGCGATACTAAGCTTTCTGAGATTTTGCTTAAAGTTTTCCTTCCCGCAATTGTTGCAGGAGTGATTGGCTGGTTTATTCCCGGAAATATCTTTGGAAGCGACAGTACAGATGCATTTATTTTTGCATGTATTCCTGTTATTTATTTTTATGCTTCCCTTTACTTTAAAGCTAAACCTGCAGAAAAAGCCTCTATCGGTGCTCTTTTATCTGTATTTATGATCAGTATGTTCTTTTGGGCAGTTTTTAAACAAAATGGAACAGCTTTAACGAGATGGGCTAATTATTACACCGACCGAAGTGTTCCTGCATCGTTAGAAAAACCATTGGAAGACATTTACATGGTAGAGGGGAAAAGCTTTGAAAACAAAGATGTTCCTGTTTATAATGAGCAATATCAATCTCAAAAAGATAAAGATGGGAAACCACTTAAAGAAGCTGGAAAAGATATCTATTTCAGAAATATTTCTCCAGAACAGAAAGCTGAACTAGAAAAGAATCCTGAAAAAAAGGTCTTTTTATATAATACAGAGCTCTTTCAATCTATCAATCCGTTTTGGGTAATTGCATTGACGCCTGTTGTCGTAGGATTTTGGGCATTATTAAGAAGAAAAGGAAAAGAGCCTTTGACACCAACAAAAATAGTGTTGGGATTATTTATTTCGGCATTATCTTGTCTGGTCATGGTATTGGCAGTAATGGCCGGAGAAAACGGAGCCGTAAAAGTATCATCGTTATGGCTGGTTGCCGGATATGGAGTAATCACAATTGGAGAACTTTGTCTTTCACCCATGGGATTATCTTTTGTGTCTAAACTCTCTCCTGCAAGATTAACGGCATTAATGATGGGAGGCTTCTTCCTTGCAAACTCTGTAGGAAACAAGCTTTCAGGAATTTTGGCAAGTACTTGGTACAATTATGATAACAAAGTAAATTATTTCTTGGTTAATTTCGCTTTGTTGATATTTGCTACACTTTTAGGACTTTCAATGTTAAAAAGATTAAACAAAATCATGAAAGAAAAAGGGCATTAA
- a CDS encoding DUF2281 domain-containing protein: MEITLKDLENNIKTLPENFYEEVNDFIDFLKTKYNRTNAEDWSGMLSEPQRESLKKGLEDIENGKTISHESAQKKIKDYIASSKN, encoded by the coding sequence ATGGAAATTACATTAAAAGATTTAGAAAACAATATCAAAACGCTTCCTGAAAATTTTTACGAGGAAGTGAATGATTTTATTGATTTTTTGAAGACAAAATATAACAGAACAAATGCTGAAGATTGGTCGGGAATGTTATCTGAACCTCAGAGAGAATCATTAAAGAAAGGATTGGAAGATATAGAAAATGGCAAAACGATAAGTCATGAATCTGCCCAAAAGAAAATCAAAGATTATATTGCTTCAAGCAAAAATTAA